The Vicia villosa cultivar HV-30 ecotype Madison, WI unplaced genomic scaffold, Vvil1.0 ctg.000839F_1_1, whole genome shotgun sequence genome segment TCAAGTCAAATTTTACAATTTTCACATGATCAAGAATGGAGATAGATAGGAGGGATATTACCTTTATGGAGATTTTAAGATAAGATGCCCTCACAAAATCTTGCAAATAGTAAAGTGAGTGACACATAAAGTAGCAAGCATAATTAAGATCAATGCAACCTATATAGGTTGTGTgatgtcgttttctttacctccacgtttcacttgggaggacggcacgctaaacccttcacacgaaatttggaaggagaatgcgcccgtggtgggatgaattttgtttcagttattcctacgatatcacacgaactttcttatttgtcctacgagtaggaaaggggaaaaaagatctcaactaaaccctaggagtttgctaagtgtggggatttcacctagactagaaattctggagtccggggggtcggttatacatagggaagtgtttaaacaccctacatatctgtagtactctacaggaaccttctctgtgtcattgtgattgtgtttactgctaatgattgggaaagtttctcctttgtgttaggagaaggatttgaattgattaaagaagacagacagacaaacaaactgactatttttggtattttattagctcgctgagattccttgtgaacctcatgcctacatatccctagtggaagtcagagcttaatgtagttcggggaactaactagggaaattaatgttttttggtgccttgcttgaagctcaagggtgaagcttgaattaaatctctgtttacagtaaagagacatgaaattatctctacagagaggtatttgtactattctaccacaaacatttaaaggagtgacagaataactgaattcatttcattcaagagggggaccttacttgtgtgtacaagtatgccagtcagatgcctcttaaatgaaagaaagatgctcgtccaaattagggaaagttagcacatgtctgggttttactgccagctcatgcctttcaaaatcctaaatgggagacttgattgaaattgaaatgtaatgtttgtttgtttgagtgtggtagagtagtaaaaatatctctctatagagataagctatgtctatctactgtataaaagatttgactttagctggcttgtatgaggcccaagcttgaggctttttgattgatttattaattattatttgactctgggagatgactccactggggattaattacagggtatttttgtgttctgtacaaagcccagaattgaggctgactctgtttggagagtgtttatttgatggattttatttggtgttctgtacaaagcccagaattgaggctgactctatttagggagactctatttatgtgccttgtacaaagcccaaggttgtggctaactgctgaggatattGGGTTTTTTTAGACTATGACtctatttttgggtgccttgtacaaagcccaaggttgtggctgactctagctaggggaaacattattttctgccttgtacaaagcccaaggttgtggcagactctttaatgaactgagtatggatgactttatggggaaagatcctaaatgttaggaatctttgacacatgaaaatatggtttatctgccttgtacaaagcccaaggttgtggctactgaatggtgaagaactcactggggagactctattatctgccttgtacaatgcccaaggttgaggctgactcttgacatgggagttttattgtttgggtgccttgtatgaagcccaaggttgaggctaactgttttttgttggttttaactctactggagattaaaaaagactgtttttctttggaagctaaccctttccagggattttgactcaactggttgaaaatgatttggaatgatacaaggttttgttgtttgaaaaccttaatcatttgatttaatcagagattgaaaacagttttgagaattgacgaaagtcaacttaattaaagtagaaataaatatttttacttaattaagacgtaaacaattagggttttatcataaactttatttacaaaatgattaggttaaaacaaaatgaaaatatgtatttaaagtatttaagaaaacacttaaaccatactattttaaacctaataaaaatatatgaaataaataatatttttatgattttttttattattcacaaaatagatgtattaaatgataagtgtgtgtaaaatgaagtgaaaataaattagtttgataggttaaataaatatgtgaagttgtgaagaaaataaaagaaattatgtgttaaaaaaatggttttggcccttggagggtttgaacccacgccctctaggttacTTACTCAAAATTATACCACTGGGCCAAGGCGCGCTCGGTGTTAGTAACTGGCACtcatttgattatgtttcaaaacaagttgtaaatctttgaaaaataaaagaatcaaaaagtctggggcgagggggattcgaaccccagactttgggcatgaggagactaagagcgcatgtgtggccactggggcaagttattcagtcgtttataaaacgcctatcactcaaaataaaataaactcagccctgagatttgaaatttgcgcgccaccaccattgtcatcttcttcctcaagctcccacaatttgaatttctgaactctctcaattctcaaccatttgcaacgatataaagaccaaacttgctctaaattcactcacgattctaaatatgtaactaacatggattgatattaactacatctaactaatttaccagaaatcgtgaagaaccctaaaatttcaaaatcaaattaaatgactatactgaaagataaatggatgatgatagagggttttcaatcctctgatgatgctgaacaagacagaatcgagctatttcacaaagagtacttaaattagagaggtgaggttcagaaacttacctctgaaatggAGGTCGTgaagatgatggagagcacctgggcttgaatgaatgatctcaatagcttccctgagactcaatgatgctaactgaatgcttattgtagcctgaatccttctcaattgttctatggacctcccccgatttcagcttcaagtgaacatggagggtgatgattctcgagttacaggtgagctgcagccatctggttagcttcactacaacctgaggagtgtgtctggatgattggcttgacttgaaaacttctgaattactccatggtcctccaactgcaagtgctccaaatgagaggtgaaggtggtgattctccacgcccagaagtgttccagaggtttggatcactcctaaatgcctccctcaatgtgtttgaatacttattttcaaagagagagctttggtttgaagaatccgagtcttcttgccaaaggacctttgaaaaaactaagtatgaagaaagaaaagagaaagcaagaattctgttgctttggtgtgttttttgaatgagaatgaggcctctatttataggcaattggttcagtactgagtgagagtgtgagcttgcttaatgggagagttttggtttcttagccatgaagaaattcaaggaatctccaaaatgcaatgatgcattttcgggctagcttcccctatccattgattctatctgatcttagggggcatttcagatgcaaagtgagctccaattggttgatgagaagattccttgggtgattcatcaatttgtcataaattcacaaaagtaatcattacataatcacatgttcttgtttttagaatcttcttcaattctcatggcatggtgaaaatgaatgcatggcatggtttcagatgtgttatgggtcgtgtagcatccataagagaggttatttgcacaaaatttgcaaagtccaaaagtgtccatgacctataattttacttcatgaggccaactttgaacaagcataactcttagctcaaattgaatttggagaaggttgaacacaatttggaaagccctaaacatctactttaaatcattagtttatgtcttcttcagaatcatttgggaaatttgtgaaaaatgagcccaaagttggatgaaaactaggttaaaacacttagaaaaatttctaagtgtttatgacctaaacttcaaaatttccaaaacttcataaatggttgatcttttgaaaaaagttcctttgtaagatgttgttttatttggcaagatctacaactttcatgttggaagttttttgagttgtgtaggtgaaattttgagttctcaccatgccttaaaaaaccctaattcccgacttttcgctccttgatgaatttctttgaatttctttggtcaaatgactttgacatccatacattgatgatattgatccttgaaagtcattttttgaccaaaaaccttaaaagtcaaaggtgatcccatacagttgacttttgcctgacaaagtgaatttttggacttttgtgtagaaacaagatcttctccttaaatgtatgatgtaaatggattatattgaggtagtagagactcatgaatcatgtcttgagttttggattcatgccctgattaaaagtcaactatcttggtgaattaggtcaaaaccctaatttgtcgaccatgtgaaaataatgactgtagactttgaattgaagtgtgatgtccagtagatcttgtaatatgagatatttgaagatgattgatgtctttgaatgatcccctgaggttttGTAGGGTTTCCTAAacgtgatccctgatttcagtccttgataggctcaaaaccctagtctggcaaCTTGATTAAATCTGTACTCAGATggctggatgtctaatcaatcataggtgagaaaaaatgaagttcttgagcctcatgattgtattagggactaatccttgtattgattgatcctttgcctgagttttcctgtctttgagcatcctcgattagataccagatggagaagtgactgctctgggaacttgtcttgacctgattaaaaatcctgaagatatgtcatctcagggggggtcaaaattagggtaagacagatgcccctatttaagtttcttttatctggagggagagaggttgatatctcgatctctcctgcgtaaaagagacttaaatatcaaagaatgcccgaattttgggcgctcctgagatgttgtaactgatATAGTcattgcatgacttgatcccgttgtcgcacttggcgggggatgaggagacaaactcctgtagaaacacgTCACGTGGACTCTGGTggatggatggcagtgtaggatgcgcaatccatcttctttaactaagtgttgatacttagagaaaggtaaacaacttcccctcgtttcggatgtccatatctcgaaactagttttagttgcgtttggacaatatctcagataaagagaaaatttccaaaggtttgtgaaattctggactcagacacgcgatgtcttacaggatgtcacgacatcactatctgaatgtttttaaacaaatgaacaaagtgtaaacagaaaaataactaacacaagaaaattgttaacccagttcggttctaacaaacctacatctgggggctaccaagccagggaggaagtccactataagtaatatcaattcaaggtaatacaactcaatattacgcctttcacttaatatctacccaatgcaacttcaatctaaatcactagaccagagatcctactcactccccctcaatcacagcagtgatgaaaaactaacaaacaagtaataacagaagacactcttcaaggacacaacttaatcttgcttaaaagcttcgatcaagtacaatagtactcttgcttaaaagcttcgagtacctcttacaactcaaaacaaaaacacctagaccaagacaatcatcatgatgattgtttggcttacaagaaaactacaacgaGAAAACTAAATCACCAGAACTCTAACAGTTTCTCAACACCAAAAAccctgacggcaacagcagcCCTTGCGTGGAATAAATAGCCTTCAATAATACAGCAACTGGGCCTGAATCCAtaaaatagtttttgccctaataAAACAAATCTTCAACACAAGAAACTGGTAATAGAAAACATCCAATTCGTCCTTAAAtcagatcagaatccatcattaccaaatatagcgcataaggtcttaTCAGATTATAAAATCATACGTAGTAATAGAAATTAACGaccagctgcgaatgtcatgacatcggccttgacatcaggtaaaggcctgtaAAAGGAAAAACTTCACAACAACAGAATGCGTGTCATGACATCAGTTTTGACAAGATGgaaccacaattagttttaccaaaaattacagccaatcaacaacatctacaaactccccctttggcaaatttttggctaaaactcTAATAGATATAAAACAGAAATCAGAGCAAAcacagcagccaacaacagaaaaatacaTTCTGTCAGCAACAAGAGCAACTTGATTAATCACCAGAAAACCAGAAAACATCTACTTAATCAGCTGTTACAGAGACCACTTGTCATTGTCAGGGAGAACCAGAGAAAAACCAAAATACAGAAAGCCATAACCATGTCCAAACCAAAATAGCAAAACAACCATTACAACAAAATAACCACTACCAAACCACTAccaatactccccctttttagccacaaaaggagccaaaacaGGTTCAGCTGCACCAGAACTAATCATCAGCCCCATCACTGTCTTCATCACTTGAACCACCAGGATTGTCATCACTGGAGGTACTGGTCCATTCAGCAGCATCACTACTCTCACTCTCAGCACTCTCAGCCTCAGCATCCTTAGCTTCTGCCTCAGCCTCTTGGACTTCATCCATATTGTCACCACCCTTGTCACCAACAAGATCATCATCTGTAGACTGCTCAAGACTGTGGATGAGATTTTCAAGTTTCAGCTTCCTGTTGTCCAACTCTTGACACGTCTCTTTTAGCTCAGCAATAAGAAGAGCTTTGGTCACAGATTTGCTGGGTTgagatgtcccagcagatgtctTGTCATCAGATCTCTGCAGCAGCTTGTAGTGAAAGGACAAAGCAGTCTCCCTCTTACATACAGTATCTTTACTTTTCAGAATTCCGGGGTGTTGCTTGAGGATGATTCCACATATCAGAGATGGGAAAGCAATGGGAAGCTTGGTAGCAGAGGTACCAGCATGCCTCATGGTTTGATCAAATATGTAAGTGCCATAGTCAAATTTTGTCTTGGTTCCCACAGCATATATGAATCTTCCTAGGCCAACAGCAATAGTGGAAGTGTGATTGGTAGGCACCCAGTTAGCAGCACCAATTTTGTGCAGCAACGCATACCTGACATTAAGAGAACTAGCAGACAGTTTGCTCTTAATGGGCCACTTCTTAACCGTACCACCAGTGATTACCTTGCAGACCTCATTATCagtcacttcaagctcaggttgagcctcaACATCTCTTCCTAGATATAGGTTGATAACAGCAGGAGAAAAATCTATACACTTTCTTCTAACATACACCTTATGAAAATCATCAGTTGTTCCATTACCACAATCTTGAGACAAATTCACAATAAATTCCTTCACAAGTATTTCATAACACTTTGAAAAATGAGAAACAGTTTTAATCAAACCTGCATCCTTGATGAGCTTCATGACCTCTTGacattccagagcatcatttgctaattCTCTTTCTAGAGCCAACCTTCTTTGATAGACAAACTTCCACTGGATGGCATTTGATGCATAGTGCAAGTAAATATtatccaaaggaacatcacgaacctttgtggaggattttgtgacagcaatcttcttcttggaagggatgtcagggacatcacttaagACATCATCTTCTGTGACAGAAAcacttctttccttcctcttcttcacagtAACTTTGCTTCCAGACTTTGCAGGTCCAGTGGAAACTCTCTTCACCCTTTCTTTAGTAACAGTCTTCAGAGGAGTAACCTGTGGCTTGAGAGGTTGTTGATCACAGACTTGCTTTCCCTTACGAGCCTTGACCCTGTTGGAGAtgctggagatgaggtcatcatcagcaatatCAATAGGATCATCAAGATCATCAAGATCCACCACATCATGCacattagggttttcatctttcttagcaggaacagcaggaacctcttcatctttctcaggtTCAGGAACTTCTTCAGCATTGACAGCCtcggatgtttcaacatctttggcaACAGGGGTCTAATCATTAtcaacagatgtctcaacatctttagcAACATGAGTCTCAACATTATCAACAGATGTCCTAACATCATTAGCAACAGGAGTCTCAACATTTTCCTGATCTTTGCTTACATCATCATGCTCACCTTGATCATCATCGGAAGCGGgcatttgggctagaggaacagaaATTCCTTCAACCTTGTgtccttcattcaagattctggtGACAATATTTGCAATTGCATTATGAACATAGGACGAGCCCTCTCTACCCTGGACAGAAAAAGTTTCTGGGACAGATCCTccggttgattttcttgcatgcatctttcttggatGACTGCGAGCAGAATTGGAAGGAGGGACAGAGTTCAATGGCACGACATCCAGCACAACATCTTGATCGCTCACAGCATTTGGTGCCCTAGaacctgatgctgtttcagagaTAGGAGAAGATTTCTTTGAGGAAGGACTCTGAGACATGGTGAGAGAAGATGAGGAACTGGGTAAAGCGTGATGAATGTAGAAACACAGAGAGATAGCGTGAGTGTGGAGGAGAGGTTTTGGAGGAATGAAAACCGTTTGGGTAACTTGCAAAAGggggggaaaatacactttaatgtgtaatgatatccaagatttggagagagaaatagtGCTGGCCCCACTCCCAATTAATTGCCATAACCTTTCACAAAGACAGatgcctaatttgtttcttagattttcaaacttattTGCATCTAAGACTTTTGTAAAACTGTCAGCAAGTTGAAGGTCTgaagcaacatgttccaagccaATTATTTTGTCTTTAACAAGATCTCTGATGTAGTGGTGTATACTATCACTATGCTTGGTCCTGCTGTGCTGAATGGAATTCTTTGAAGTGTTGATGGCACCTAAGTTGTCAcagtataatgtcatgacatcttgtgtgacattgtattctgttaacatttgtttcatccaaacaagttgaGAGCAGCTACTTCCCACGAAGGAACATCCTCCTGAAATTCTTTTTCTGTTATCAGCACTGCCTACCCAGTCTCTTAGATAAagatgaccaagtttttggtgccatagctttgcttcttcttctttagagcataTAGTAGAATAGCTGGATTCCTGAGATACCCACAAGAAGCAGTTatttttggatctgacacccctcattactacttccttttcttcattagtaaccacacactcatctttagtgaagttgacttggtatccttggtcacagagttgactgatgcttataagattgGCATTCAGGTCTTTGACCAACAGAACATCTTCTAagtttggcactcctgaacactctaattttccaactcctttgatttctcctttagctccatcaccaaaggttacataactagtagaatggcttttgatatcaacaagcagattcttgagtccagtcatgtgtctggaacatccactatcaaaataccagtcttctttggctgaaactctaagagatgtatgggctattaaagccatacttttaggtttccattgttgcttctggatgggcatgatctgcttaggtttgtacgaaggagcttgatctggatatccatatagtctgaagcaaaaaggcttaatgtgtccaaatcttccacagtaatgacatctccatctttgaaactttctcttcatttcacctttctcgtgatgttgagtcacatgttttgacattggcttcgacatctcagcttcaggtttagttctgctactatcttggacatatttctttgtactaacaaatcctatgccagacatatctcttgaactttttccaacctgcaagatctcctccagcATATCCGTGccattgttcaacatttttactgatttagacatctgatcaagtttggattgtaacaggataatttcatcattcagttcagatatagtttcattaagctctttgttatcagcctccaactgggctatgtatttcttctgcttttcaccttgttgacatacttcagcacttctgatacagagctttctgtaggaggttgccagttcttcaaaggatagctcatcttcactagagtctTCATCTGAGTTGTAAACTCCAGTCagagctgtgacatgtttggctgattcttcttcaaaatcactctcagaatcttcatcagaccaggatactgacaatcctttcttttgtttcttgagataggtagggcattcagctctaatatgtccatacccttcacatccatgacattgaatccctttactgtgattgtatttttcttctggtttatctcttctgccagagtcataagatctactgatgtcagatgagatgttcttgacattaggtcttggcttctgatccattcttcttataattttgttgaattgtttgccaagcatagctatagaatcagatagattctcttctctactttcctctacttcctcttgagagttggacacaaaggctatgctcttgttcttcttttcagaattttcattgattcccatctcaaaggtttgaagagatccaattaactcttctaccttcatactgctgatgtcctgtgcctcttctatagctgtaactttcatatcaaatctcttaggtagggatctaagaattttcctcaccaacttttcatcagacattttttctcccaaggctcctgaggtattagcgatatcaagtaaattcatatgaaagtccttaatactttcatcatccctcatccttagattttcaaattttgtagttagcagttgaagtcttgacatcttcactttggaggtgccctcatgagtagtcttgaggatatcccagacatctttggctagttcacactggtgaaccagtctgaatatatttttatcaattccattgaataaagcatttagggctttagagttgccaagcgccaatgcctcttcatctttgtcccaatcttcctctggtttaagagttttgttgccatctttatcagtattaacaggatgttcccatcctttgttcacagctctccatgctttgctgttcacggatttcagaaaagccaccatgagaggtttccaataatcataattagagccatccagaatgggtggtctcattataaatccaccaccttctttg includes the following:
- the LOC131631525 gene encoding uncharacterized protein LOC131631525, which codes for MSQSPSSKKSSPISETASGSRAPNAVSDQDVVLDVVPLNSVPPSNSARSHPRKMHARKSTGGSVPETFSVQGREGSSYVHNAIANIVTRILNEGHKVEGISVPLAQMPASDDDQGEHDDVSKDQENVETPVANDVRTSVDNVETHVAKDVETSKDENPNVHDVVDLDDLDDPIDIADDDLISSISNRVKARKGKQVCDQQPLKPQVTPLKTVTKERVKRVSTGPAKSGSKVTVKKRKERSVSVTEDDVLSDWKFVYQRRLALERELANDALECQEVMKLIKDAGLIKTVSHFSKCYEILVKEFIVNLSQDCGNGTTDDFHKVYVRRKCIDFSPAVINLYLGRDVEAQPELEVTDNEVCKVITGGTVKKWPIKSKLSASSLNVRYALLHKIGAANWVPTNHTSTIAVGLGRFIYAVGTKTKFDYGTYIFDQTMRHAGTSATKLPIAFPSLICGIILKQHPGILKSKDTVCKRETALSFHYKLLQRSDDKTSAGTSQPSKSVTKALLIAELKETCQELDNRKLKLENLIHSLEQSTDDDLVGDKGGDNMDEVQEAEAEAKDAEAESAESESSDAAEWTSTSSDDNPGGSSDEDSDGADD